A stretch of Acropora palmata chromosome 9, jaAcrPala1.3, whole genome shotgun sequence DNA encodes these proteins:
- the LOC141891739 gene encoding tRNA-splicing endonuclease subunit Sen15-like: MASQVENRFKVRRENWLEDHPKFKEIQAYGYYDGRGSLARAVMAVYLDLCESKHWFGVRLHPCESIKIAYITGKRTKKSTMEVVVPLTVDTALTTEEIQNILQEVTHCELESKDEGCETFKVTIGFCEADSTVVYYDFFQGLVPPDPPDEEIEEEVKPKWKRTRHMKAKSS; this comes from the coding sequence ATGGCCTCACAAGTAGAAAATCGATTCAAAGTTAGACGAGAAAACTGGCTAGAAGATCACCCGAAATTCAAGGAAATACAGGCATATGGGTATTACGATGGAAGAGGGTCCCTTGCGAGAGCAGTAATGGCAGTTTACTTGGATTTGTGCGAAAGTAAACATTGGTTTGGCGTTCGCCTTCATCCATGCGAGTCTATAAAGATTGCTTACATTACAGGTAAACGtacaaagaagtcaaccatGGAAGTAGTGGTTCCCCTTACTGTAGACACAGCTTTGACAACAGAAGAGATTCAGAACATTCTTCAAGAGGTCACTCATTGTGAATTGGAAAGCAAAGATGAGGGTTGCGAGACTTTCAAAGTGACAATTGGTTTTTGCGAGGCCGATTCGACTGTGGTTTATTACGACTTTTTCCAAGGACTTGTACCACCGGATCCACCCGATGAGGAAATAGAAGAAGAAGTGAAACCAAAATGGAAACGAACCAGACACATGAAGGCTAAATCTAGTTAG
- the LOC141891736 gene encoding octanoyl-[acyl-carrier-protein]:protein N-octanoyltransferase LIPT2, mitochondrial-like — MATVTRLVFTRKLQKLAYLPALEIQNTLAERHLKELRTKGTSDERNVLLFYEHYPVFTIGIRKKSVDLIEKERLESLGAEFHYTSRGGLLTFHGPGQLVCYPVLNLACFKKSLKWYVSSLERTLVETCKRFNVEANTTCDTGVWVKDKKIAAIGIHSSRWISTHGISLNCNIDLSWFEHFVPCGIEGKGVTSLSEEIGRNIAPQEAISTFIECFQNVFDCTMMDDDVEDQK; from the exons ATGGCTACCGTAACTAGACTAGTTTTCACTCGAAAATTACAGAAACTCGCCTACCTTCCAGCgcttgaaattcaaaatactCTTGCTGAACGACACTTAAAGGAATTAAGAACCAAAGGAACTAGCGATGAGAGAAATGTCTTGCTTTTTTACGAGCATTATCCCGTTTTTACAATCGGCATTCGAAAGAAAAGTGTggatttgattgaaaaagagaGGTTGGAAAGTCTAGGGGCTGAGTTTCACTACACCAGCAGGGGTGGCTTGTTGACTTTTCATGGACCAGGACAGTTAGTTTGTTATCCTGTTTTGAATCTGGCTTGTTTTaagaaaagtttaaaatggTATGTGTCTTCGCTCGAAAGGACGTTAGTGGAAACTTGCAAGAGATTCAACGTGGAAGCAAATACTACTTGTGACACGGGAGTATGGGtcaaggacaaaaaaatagCAGCAATAG GTATTCACAGCAGTCGATGGATTTCGACTCACGGGATTTCTTTGAACTGCAATATTGATTTGAGTTGGTTTGAGCACTTTGTCCCTTGTGGAATAGAAGGCAAGGGTGTTACCTCACTTTCAGAAGAAATAGGAAGAAACATTGCGCCACAAGAAGCAATCTCAACGTTCATtgaatgttttcaaaatgtgttTGATTGTACAATGATGGATGATGACGTGGAAgatcaaaagtga
- the LOC141891740 gene encoding zinc finger HIT domain-containing protein 1-like: protein MADRRESGRIKDISSRKVLDHATRKRRQKRQLDALEKDNFQEDPHAHLNVVPAKMKVPAFNDTMEDKRKRRKSKTGELFKQRFRRTFANLLEEAEQETEAGQPSYSSANVPPSKFPERHFCSVCGFPSNYTCVSCGARYCCVKCLGTHQDTRCLKWTV from the exons atggcggatcgAAGGGAGTCAG gtaGAATAAAAGACATTTCAAGTCGAAAAGTTCTTGATCATGCAACTCGTAAACGACGCCAAAAAAGACAATTGGATGCTTTGGAAAAGGACAACTTCCAAGAAGATCCCCATGCACACCTAAATGTAGTTCCTGCTAAGATGAAGGTCCCTGCTTTCAATGACACCATGGAAG ACAAGAGAAAGAGAAGGAAATCCAAGACAGGAGAGCTGTTTAAACAA aGGTTTAGAAGAACATTTGCCAATCTACTTGAAGAAGCT GAGCAGGAGACTGAAGCAGGTCAACCATCTTATTCTTCAGCTAATGTTCCACCATCAAAGTTTCCGGAGCGACACTTTTGTTCTGTTTGTGG atttccttcaaACTATACCTGTGTATCTTGTGGAGCTAGATACTGCTGTGTGAAATGTTTAGGGACTCATCAAGACACAAGATGCCTCAAATGGACGGTGTGA
- the LOC141891728 gene encoding uncharacterized protein LOC141891728 isoform X1 translates to MLAPPDALRGARGRPKSPHLHSRSLSENYYELQSDEEQRKKQQWTEEEKKRLQAFLNEMLRGGCLKGFKYFALYLRGREELICRVLNEPMSQEIWSYYDAPSSEKTRLKGKSSFTFDGTSLPRNEQSLIMSSSLQKSLSGYGFMDIGLPPASPSEKDIDLKDDRSTLFLIAAYARYNCPYVWVRSNHERLVAFCGNSSSKEKQKDSPLKLKSTADWKQRDTKLWDIIAEVVKLNMCPSPLNPFAIDFKYFEGLPLVHRVIASGAMAHFLQKVVTSGDHAYNARVFDDLGEISRRHFKDLQTLARQRRTEEVGEATISKLQAQYKMHQGNLYGKQQTQQLSNYYQTGPVQQNQTMPSFSGQYHSGRIY, encoded by the exons ATGTTAGCTCCTCCAGATGCTTTGAGAGGAGCAAGAGGAAGGCCAAAATCACCTCATCTGCATTCTCGTTCCCTCTCGGAAAATTATTATGAACTTCAATCAGATGaggaacaaagaaagaaacagcAGTGGACAGAAGAG GAGAAAAAGAGATTGCAGGCATTTTTGAATGAGATGCTGAGGGGAGGTTGCTTAAAG ggtttcaaatattttgctttgtaCTTGAGAGGGCGAGAGGAGCTCATCTGTAGAGTACTGAATGAACCCATG TCTCAAGAAATTTGGTCATATTACGATGCTCCGTCCTCGGAGAAAACCAGACTGAAGGGAAAATCAAGTTTCACATTTGACGGTACAAGTCTGCCAAGGAATGA ACAATCCTTGATCATGTCATCTAGTTTGCAAAAAAG TTTAAGTGGTTACGGTTTCATGGATATTGGCCTTCCTCCAGCAAGCCCAAGTGAGAAAGACATTGATTTGAAG gatGACAGGTCCACACTCTTTCTCATTGCTGCGTATGCGAGGTATAATTGTCCTTATGTTTGG GTGAGATCTAACCATGAGAGACTTGTGGCATTTTGTGGCAATTCCAGTagcaaagagaaacaaaaagacagTCCCCTGAAATTGAAATCTACAGCAGATTGGAAACAGAGAG ACACAAAGCTGTGGGATATCATTGCTGAAGTTGTGAAGCTGAACATGTGTCCATCCCCTCTCAACCCATTTGCCATTGATTTCAAGTATTTTGAAGGTCTACCATTGGTTCATAGAGTCATTGCAAGTGGCGCAATGGCTCATTTCCTGCAGAAGGTGGTTACCTCTGGAGATCATGCTTACAATGCAAGAG TGTTTGATGACTTAGGAGAGATCTCAAGGCGTCATTTTAAGGACCTACAGACACTTGCTCGCCAGAGAAGGACAGAAGAGGTTGGGGAAGCCACAATTTCCAAACTTCAAGCACAATACAAGATGCACCAAGGAAATCTCTACGGCAAGCAGCAAACACAGCAACTGTCAAATTATTACCAGACTGGGCCAGTGCAACAAAACCAAACCATGCCAAGCTTTTCTGGGCAATATCATTCAGGAAGGATCTATTAG
- the LOC141891728 gene encoding uncharacterized protein LOC141891728 isoform X2, which yields MLAPPDALRGARGRPKSPHLHSRSLSENYYELQSDEEQRKKQQWTEEEKKRLQAFLNEMLRGGCLKGFKYFALYLRGREELICRVLNEPMSQEIWSYYDAPSSEKTRLKGKSSFTFDGTSLPRNDLSGYGFMDIGLPPASPSEKDIDLKDDRSTLFLIAAYARYNCPYVWVRSNHERLVAFCGNSSSKEKQKDSPLKLKSTADWKQRDTKLWDIIAEVVKLNMCPSPLNPFAIDFKYFEGLPLVHRVIASGAMAHFLQKVVTSGDHAYNARVFDDLGEISRRHFKDLQTLARQRRTEEVGEATISKLQAQYKMHQGNLYGKQQTQQLSNYYQTGPVQQNQTMPSFSGQYHSGRIY from the exons ATGTTAGCTCCTCCAGATGCTTTGAGAGGAGCAAGAGGAAGGCCAAAATCACCTCATCTGCATTCTCGTTCCCTCTCGGAAAATTATTATGAACTTCAATCAGATGaggaacaaagaaagaaacagcAGTGGACAGAAGAG GAGAAAAAGAGATTGCAGGCATTTTTGAATGAGATGCTGAGGGGAGGTTGCTTAAAG ggtttcaaatattttgctttgtaCTTGAGAGGGCGAGAGGAGCTCATCTGTAGAGTACTGAATGAACCCATG TCTCAAGAAATTTGGTCATATTACGATGCTCCGTCCTCGGAGAAAACCAGACTGAAGGGAAAATCAAGTTTCACATTTGACGGTACAAGTCTGCCAAGGAATGA TTTAAGTGGTTACGGTTTCATGGATATTGGCCTTCCTCCAGCAAGCCCAAGTGAGAAAGACATTGATTTGAAG gatGACAGGTCCACACTCTTTCTCATTGCTGCGTATGCGAGGTATAATTGTCCTTATGTTTGG GTGAGATCTAACCATGAGAGACTTGTGGCATTTTGTGGCAATTCCAGTagcaaagagaaacaaaaagacagTCCCCTGAAATTGAAATCTACAGCAGATTGGAAACAGAGAG ACACAAAGCTGTGGGATATCATTGCTGAAGTTGTGAAGCTGAACATGTGTCCATCCCCTCTCAACCCATTTGCCATTGATTTCAAGTATTTTGAAGGTCTACCATTGGTTCATAGAGTCATTGCAAGTGGCGCAATGGCTCATTTCCTGCAGAAGGTGGTTACCTCTGGAGATCATGCTTACAATGCAAGAG TGTTTGATGACTTAGGAGAGATCTCAAGGCGTCATTTTAAGGACCTACAGACACTTGCTCGCCAGAGAAGGACAGAAGAGGTTGGGGAAGCCACAATTTCCAAACTTCAAGCACAATACAAGATGCACCAAGGAAATCTCTACGGCAAGCAGCAAACACAGCAACTGTCAAATTATTACCAGACTGGGCCAGTGCAACAAAACCAAACCATGCCAAGCTTTTCTGGGCAATATCATTCAGGAAGGATCTATTAG
- the LOC141891737 gene encoding pseudouridine-5'-phosphatase-like — translation MAEKGSTNCTHVIFDLDGLMLDTEIIYTRVTQELLDPYGKIFDWSVKSKMMGRSQIEAARVLVEELQLPFTAEEFGTMSTEKLWELFPTAALLPGVKKLVHHLHKHEIPFAVATGSSAEGYLRKIENHKDLFQLISHVVTSDDPELKLPKPAPDIFLLASKRFSVPPKSSEDVLVFEDAPNGVIAARAAGMNVVMVPDKRVDPSKFSQASVVLNSLEEFDPVPWGFPPFE, via the exons ATGGCCGAAAAAGGGAGCACGAACTGTACGCATGTAATATTCGATTTAGATGGATTAATGCTTG ACACAGAAATAATTTACACTAGAGTTACTCAAGAGTTGTTGGATCCTTATGgcaaaatatttgattggTCTGTGAAATCTAAAATGATGGGGCGTAGTCAAATAGAAGCTGCACGGGTTCTGGTAGAAGAGCTCCAGTTGCCATTTACGGCAGAAGAGTTTGGCACAATGTCCACAGAAAAGCTCTGGGAATTGTTCCCAACAGCAGCTTTGTTACCTG gAGTAAAGAAGCTTGTGCATCACCTTCACAAACACGAAATCCCCTTTGCAGTGGCAACTGGGTCTTCTGCAGAAGGTTACTTGCGCAAGATAGAAAACCACAAGGACCTTTTTCAGTTGATCTCGCACGTGGTCACCTCAGATGACCCTGAGCTTAAACTCCCCAAACCTGCCCCAGATATATTCTTATTAGCGAGCAAGAGGTTTTCTGTGCCACCAAAGTCATCTGAGGACGTTCTTGTTTTCGAAGATGCACCCAATGGGGTGATAGCTGCACGTGCCGCCGGAATGAATGTTGTCATGGTACCTGATAAAAGAGTGGATCCTTCAAAGTTTTCACAAGCAAGTGTTGTGTTGAACTCTCTGGAAGAATTTGATCCAGTCCCTTGGGGATTTCCTCCATTTGAATGA
- the LOC141891728 gene encoding uncharacterized protein LOC141891728 isoform X3, producing MASPKLSQMEKKRLQAFLNEMLRGGCLKGFKYFALYLRGREELICRVLNEPMSQEIWSYYDAPSSEKTRLKGKSSFTFDGTSLPRNEQSLIMSSSLQKSLSGYGFMDIGLPPASPSEKDIDLKDDRSTLFLIAAYARYNCPYVWVRSNHERLVAFCGNSSSKEKQKDSPLKLKSTADWKQRDTKLWDIIAEVVKLNMCPSPLNPFAIDFKYFEGLPLVHRVIASGAMAHFLQKVVTSGDHAYNARVFDDLGEISRRHFKDLQTLARQRRTEEVGEATISKLQAQYKMHQGNLYGKQQTQQLSNYYQTGPVQQNQTMPSFSGQYHSGRIY from the exons atggcgtCTCCGAAACTCTCACAAATG GAGAAAAAGAGATTGCAGGCATTTTTGAATGAGATGCTGAGGGGAGGTTGCTTAAAG ggtttcaaatattttgctttgtaCTTGAGAGGGCGAGAGGAGCTCATCTGTAGAGTACTGAATGAACCCATG TCTCAAGAAATTTGGTCATATTACGATGCTCCGTCCTCGGAGAAAACCAGACTGAAGGGAAAATCAAGTTTCACATTTGACGGTACAAGTCTGCCAAGGAATGA ACAATCCTTGATCATGTCATCTAGTTTGCAAAAAAG TTTAAGTGGTTACGGTTTCATGGATATTGGCCTTCCTCCAGCAAGCCCAAGTGAGAAAGACATTGATTTGAAG gatGACAGGTCCACACTCTTTCTCATTGCTGCGTATGCGAGGTATAATTGTCCTTATGTTTGG GTGAGATCTAACCATGAGAGACTTGTGGCATTTTGTGGCAATTCCAGTagcaaagagaaacaaaaagacagTCCCCTGAAATTGAAATCTACAGCAGATTGGAAACAGAGAG ACACAAAGCTGTGGGATATCATTGCTGAAGTTGTGAAGCTGAACATGTGTCCATCCCCTCTCAACCCATTTGCCATTGATTTCAAGTATTTTGAAGGTCTACCATTGGTTCATAGAGTCATTGCAAGTGGCGCAATGGCTCATTTCCTGCAGAAGGTGGTTACCTCTGGAGATCATGCTTACAATGCAAGAG TGTTTGATGACTTAGGAGAGATCTCAAGGCGTCATTTTAAGGACCTACAGACACTTGCTCGCCAGAGAAGGACAGAAGAGGTTGGGGAAGCCACAATTTCCAAACTTCAAGCACAATACAAGATGCACCAAGGAAATCTCTACGGCAAGCAGCAAACACAGCAACTGTCAAATTATTACCAGACTGGGCCAGTGCAACAAAACCAAACCATGCCAAGCTTTTCTGGGCAATATCATTCAGGAAGGATCTATTAG